Proteins encoded in a region of the Streptomyces sp. NBC_00513 genome:
- a CDS encoding sensor histidine kinase → MPSKTLVSAFRPHRDDVLLCVVSLLAGVLLWSLGVHSSPSRNMFPDWAALVPLVALGPMELLRRTAPRVTLPVGTVGVIADQFTVGNLVTVLIFTDLMYAAVVYGKPSMARRLPVTTGLITIAVTIASVAWLRTPQALLIGVITGIVSFGPALTGATLRNHREAAVAARLRAEQTALLAEMDRAQAVVAERARMARELHDMVANHLSAIAIHSTAALSIDSPATSRDALGVIRENSVQGLAEMRRLIGLLRDAGAEQEPVAVPSLDGLDVLIGKARVNGAGSGLDFVLEDTRTDGEPLPAPVELAAYRIVQESLTNALKHAVPGTVRVRLSSADGLLTVRVDSPYGERPGPRAPGSGAGLIGMRERTELLGGAFTAGRAGTVWQVRASLPAEERAVTG, encoded by the coding sequence GTGCCCTCGAAGACCCTCGTGTCCGCCTTCCGCCCCCACCGCGACGACGTGCTGCTGTGCGTCGTCAGCCTGCTCGCCGGGGTGCTCCTGTGGTCACTCGGGGTACACAGCTCCCCGAGCCGGAACATGTTCCCCGACTGGGCGGCCCTGGTCCCGCTGGTCGCCCTCGGCCCGATGGAGCTGCTGCGCCGCACCGCACCGCGCGTGACGCTGCCCGTGGGCACCGTCGGGGTGATCGCGGACCAGTTCACCGTCGGCAACCTGGTCACGGTCCTGATCTTCACCGACCTGATGTACGCCGCCGTCGTGTACGGCAAGCCCTCCATGGCCCGGCGGCTCCCGGTCACCACCGGACTGATCACCATCGCCGTCACGATCGCCTCGGTGGCCTGGCTGCGCACCCCGCAGGCCCTGCTGATCGGCGTGATCACCGGCATCGTCAGCTTCGGGCCGGCCCTCACCGGAGCCACCCTGCGCAACCACCGCGAGGCGGCGGTCGCCGCCCGGCTGCGCGCCGAGCAGACCGCGCTGCTGGCCGAGATGGACCGCGCGCAGGCCGTGGTCGCGGAACGGGCCCGGATGGCGCGGGAGTTGCACGACATGGTGGCCAATCACCTGTCGGCCATCGCCATCCACTCCACCGCCGCGCTGTCCATCGACTCCCCCGCGACCAGCCGGGACGCCCTCGGGGTGATCCGCGAGAACAGCGTGCAGGGGTTGGCCGAGATGCGACGGTTGATCGGGCTGCTGCGGGACGCCGGCGCGGAGCAGGAGCCGGTGGCGGTGCCCTCCCTCGACGGACTGGACGTACTCATCGGCAAGGCTCGTGTGAACGGGGCCGGCAGCGGCCTGGACTTCGTACTGGAGGACACCCGCACCGACGGGGAGCCGCTGCCCGCCCCCGTGGAGCTGGCCGCGTACCGCATCGTCCAGGAGTCGCTGACGAACGCCCTCAAGCACGCCGTCCCGGGGACGGTCCGGGTGCGCCTGTCATCCGCGGACGGGCTGCTGACCGTACGGGTGGACTCGCCGTACGGGGAGCGGCCCGGCCCGCGCGCCCCCGGTTCCGGCGCGGGGCTGATCGGCATGCGCGAGCGGACGGAGCTGCTCGGGGGCGCGTTCACGGCGGGGCGGGCCGGCACGGTGTGGCAGGTGCGGGCGTCCTTGCCCGCCGAGGAGAGGGCGGTGACCGGGTGA
- a CDS encoding STAS domain-containing protein, with product MHIRGDHAELAVGGRLDVRSAADARTALHSALDDGHGDLVLDLTALDSWDATGLGVIMGAHRRAGRSGRRLVLRGVPAQMQRLLVATRLHRILAIEGGLEAESLPRV from the coding sequence ATGCACATCAGGGGCGACCACGCCGAACTCGCGGTCGGGGGTCGCCTCGACGTGCGCAGCGCGGCGGACGCCCGTACGGCCCTGCACTCCGCCCTCGACGACGGCCACGGCGACCTCGTGCTGGACCTCACGGCACTCGACTCCTGGGACGCCACCGGCCTCGGCGTGATCATGGGCGCCCACCGGAGGGCCGGCCGGAGCGGACGCCGCCTGGTACTGCGCGGGGTGCCCGCGCAGATGCAGCGGTTGCTGGTGGCGACCCGGCTGCACCGGATCCTCGCCATCGAGGGCGGGCTGGAAGCGGAGTCCCTGCCGCGGGTGTGA
- a CDS encoding 3-hydroxyacyl-CoA dehydrogenase family protein, with amino-acid sequence MAGKLAVIGAGLMGSGIAQVSAQAGWDVVLRDVTDAALTRGTDGIKASYDRFVAKGKLTAEDAEAALARITTSTDLDAVADADIVVEAVFEKLEVKHEIFRALDKLVRDDAILASNTSAIPITKIAAVTERPERVVGAHFFSPVPMMQLCELVRGYKTSDETLATTRAFAESVGKTCIVVNRDVAGFVTTRLISALVVEAAKLYESGVASAEDIDIACKLGFGHAMGPLATADLTGVDILLHATSNIYTESQDEKFAPPELMRRMVDAGDIGRKSGQGFYKH; translated from the coding sequence GTGGCTGGGAAGCTCGCCGTCATCGGTGCCGGACTCATGGGATCCGGTATCGCTCAGGTCTCCGCTCAGGCGGGCTGGGACGTCGTACTGCGTGATGTCACCGACGCCGCGCTGACCCGTGGCACGGACGGGATCAAGGCCTCGTACGACCGCTTCGTCGCCAAGGGCAAGCTGACGGCCGAGGACGCCGAGGCGGCGCTGGCCCGGATCACCACCTCCACCGACCTCGACGCGGTCGCCGACGCCGACATCGTCGTCGAGGCCGTCTTCGAGAAGCTCGAGGTCAAGCACGAGATCTTCCGTGCGCTCGACAAGCTCGTACGGGACGACGCGATCCTCGCCTCCAACACCTCCGCCATCCCGATCACCAAGATCGCGGCCGTGACGGAGCGTCCGGAGCGGGTCGTCGGCGCGCACTTCTTCTCGCCCGTCCCGATGATGCAGTTGTGCGAGCTCGTCCGCGGCTACAAGACGAGCGACGAAACCCTCGCCACCACGCGGGCGTTCGCCGAGTCGGTCGGCAAGACCTGCATCGTCGTCAACCGCGACGTCGCCGGCTTCGTGACGACCCGTCTGATCTCCGCGCTGGTCGTCGAGGCCGCCAAGCTGTACGAGTCGGGCGTCGCCTCCGCCGAGGACATCGACATCGCCTGCAAGCTGGGCTTCGGTCACGCGATGGGCCCGCTCGCCACCGCCGACCTCACGGGCGTCGACATCCTGCTGCACGCCACGAGCAACATCTACACCGAGTCGCAGGACGAGAAGTTCGCGCCGCCGGAGCTGATGCGCCGCATGGTGGACGCGGGCGACATCGGTCGCAAGAGCGGCCAGGGTTTCTACAAGCACTGA
- a CDS encoding ABC transporter permease produces MTGPTTTAPAVPGAPHDDARPHVGHAVASEWTKLTSVRSTMWTLGALVVIVVGIGLLFVSQTADEDYVAMPFTTPALFGLLVGQLAVIVLGVLTITSEHGTGLVRTTFTAAPDRHRVLTAKYLVFSATALAATVGSVFVVASAAMAVHSGPGAGPHTFGEWSGALVGCAYVTLLGVLALAVGALVRHSAGAITLMLGLVTLPPVIGGMLSYWEASARIGEIVLQYNVPVAMMQLFGMPTGEDTRVPGDLPQMLLLLLVTGAAVAASYVIVDRRDV; encoded by the coding sequence ATGACCGGCCCGACCACGACCGCCCCAGCCGTCCCCGGGGCGCCGCACGACGACGCCCGGCCGCACGTCGGGCACGCCGTGGCGTCGGAGTGGACGAAGCTGACCTCGGTGCGCTCGACGATGTGGACCCTCGGGGCGCTGGTGGTGATCGTCGTCGGCATCGGACTGCTCTTCGTGTCCCAGACCGCGGACGAGGACTACGTCGCGATGCCGTTCACCACCCCGGCGCTGTTCGGCCTGTTGGTCGGTCAGCTCGCGGTGATCGTGCTGGGCGTCCTGACCATCACCTCCGAGCACGGCACCGGCCTGGTCCGCACCACCTTCACCGCCGCCCCGGACCGGCACCGGGTGCTCACCGCGAAGTACCTCGTCTTCAGCGCCACGGCCTTGGCGGCGACGGTCGGTTCGGTCTTCGTGGTCGCCTCCGCGGCGATGGCCGTGCACAGCGGCCCCGGCGCCGGACCGCACACCTTCGGGGAGTGGAGCGGCGCGCTCGTCGGCTGCGCCTACGTCACGCTGCTCGGGGTGCTCGCCCTCGCCGTCGGGGCGCTGGTCCGGCACTCCGCCGGGGCGATCACCCTCATGCTCGGCCTGGTCACGCTGCCGCCGGTGATCGGCGGGATGCTCAGCTACTGGGAGGCCTCGGCCCGGATCGGGGAGATCGTCCTCCAGTACAACGTCCCGGTGGCGATGATGCAGTTGTTCGGCATGCCGACGGGCGAGGACACGAGGGTGCCCGGCGACCTGCCCCAGATGCTCCTGCTCCTGCTGGTGACCGGCGCCGCGGTGGCGGCCTCGTACGTGATCGTCGACCGCAGGGACGTCTAG
- a CDS encoding LLM class flavin-dependent oxidoreductase, protein MRVGAFVLAAQFPGQGQGEALHRAVRTAEVAEEAGLDSVWLAEHHFVPYGVCPSAVTLAALLLGRTRRLRVGTAVSVLPSTHPVALGEQAALLHVTSGGRFTLGVGRGGPWVDLEVFGGGLDAYEKGFPDDLDLVRRWLSEPRVGAVGERYAFREVAVVPRPSEALDGDGKGPEVIVACTSPASVRLAAERGLPMLLGMHCGDEDKADMVALWRRTARDAGHDPEAGHVSAGVCQLADRTADARETLVKAMPGWFRQGLDAHVTVDGRQRAMRDPVAYTELLCDLHPVGTPRLAADRLAATAERTGITRFALLTEGSGDLAATEENVRRLGAEVLPRLG, encoded by the coding sequence ATGCGCGTAGGAGCGTTTGTACTGGCGGCCCAGTTCCCGGGCCAGGGGCAGGGGGAGGCGCTGCACCGGGCGGTGCGGACCGCCGAGGTGGCCGAGGAGGCCGGGCTGGACTCGGTCTGGTTGGCCGAGCACCACTTCGTGCCGTACGGGGTCTGCCCGTCGGCGGTGACCCTCGCGGCCCTGCTGCTCGGACGGACCCGGCGGCTGCGGGTGGGCACGGCCGTGAGCGTGCTGCCGAGCACGCACCCGGTGGCCCTCGGGGAGCAGGCGGCGCTGCTCCACGTCACCTCGGGGGGCCGGTTCACCCTCGGGGTGGGGCGCGGCGGTCCCTGGGTGGACCTGGAGGTGTTCGGGGGCGGTCTGGACGCGTACGAGAAGGGCTTCCCGGACGATCTGGACCTGGTGCGGCGCTGGCTGTCCGAGCCGCGCGTGGGGGCGGTCGGCGAGCGGTACGCCTTCCGCGAGGTGGCCGTCGTGCCGCGTCCGTCGGAGGCGTTGGACGGCGACGGGAAGGGGCCGGAAGTGATCGTCGCGTGCACCTCCCCGGCGTCGGTGCGCCTGGCCGCCGAGCGGGGCCTGCCGATGCTGCTGGGCATGCACTGCGGGGACGAGGACAAGGCGGACATGGTCGCGCTGTGGCGGCGCACCGCGCGGGACGCCGGTCACGACCCCGAGGCGGGGCACGTGTCGGCGGGGGTGTGCCAGCTGGCGGACCGGACCGCGGACGCCCGGGAAACACTGGTGAAGGCGATGCCGGGCTGGTTCCGGCAGGGGCTGGACGCGCACGTGACGGTGGACGGCCGGCAGCGCGCGATGCGCGATCCCGTCGCCTACACGGAGCTGCTGTGCGACCTGCACCCGGTCGGTACGCCGCGACTGGCGGCGGACCGGCTGGCGGCGACCGCGGAGCGCACGGGCATCACCCGGTTCGCCCTGCTCACGGAGGGCTCCGGCGATCTCGCCGCGACGGAGGAGAACGTACGGCGCCTGGGCGCCGAGGTCCTGCCCCGCCTCGGTTGA
- a CDS encoding cob(I)yrinic acid a,c-diamide adenosyltransferase: protein MVNLTRIYTRTGDQGTTALGDMSRTRKTDLRISAYADVNEANAAIGTAIALGGLSEDLVKVLVRVQNDMFDVGADLCTPVVENPEYPPLRVEQFYVDKLEADCDTFNGELEKLRSFILPGGTPGAALLHQACTVVRRAERSTWAALEEHAEAMNPLTATYLNRLSDLLFILARTANKEVGDVLWVPGGER, encoded by the coding sequence ATGGTGAACCTCACGCGCATCTACACCCGCACCGGCGACCAGGGCACGACCGCCCTCGGAGACATGAGCCGCACGCGGAAGACCGACCTGCGGATCTCCGCTTACGCCGACGTCAACGAGGCGAACGCGGCCATCGGCACGGCTATCGCCCTCGGCGGTCTGTCCGAGGACCTGGTGAAGGTCCTGGTCCGGGTGCAGAACGACATGTTCGACGTCGGCGCGGACCTGTGCACCCCCGTCGTCGAGAACCCCGAGTACCCGCCGCTGCGCGTCGAGCAGTTCTACGTGGACAAGCTGGAGGCGGACTGCGACACCTTCAACGGCGAGCTGGAGAAGCTGCGGAGCTTCATCCTGCCCGGCGGCACCCCCGGCGCGGCCCTGCTGCACCAGGCCTGCACCGTCGTGCGGCGCGCCGAGCGCTCGACCTGGGCGGCCCTGGAGGAGCACGCGGAGGCCATGAACCCGCTGACGGCCACCTACCTGAACCGCCTCTCCGACCTCCTGTTCATCCTGGCCCGTACGGCCAACAAGGAGGTCGGGGACGTGCTGTGGGTGCCGGGCGGCGAGCGCTGA
- a CDS encoding ABC transporter ATP-binding protein: protein MIEAVGLTKRFGAKTAVDQLSFQVRPGHVTGFLGPNGSGKSTTMRMIVGLDRPTSGHVTINGLPFRDLPNAQRHVGALLDAKAMHGGRRARTHLLAVAQLSGIPEKRVDEVLAVVGLQDAARQRTKGFSLGMGQRLGIATALLGDPRVLLFDEPVNGLDPEGILWVRTLMRQLAAEGRTVLVSSHLMSEMALTADHLIVIGRGRLLADMGTQEFITHNSAGFARVRAADTDRDGRDTLGEAFRKAGGRVLQEPDGALRVTGLDLPRLSDLAHEAGVRLWELSPHRASLEEAYMRMTQSSVEYTSTDDPRAELWEPEQVSVPEWEADAAPEVPRTGFYAPPPPGAGERPFLMPGNPGELAGAAKSNPEDTR, encoded by the coding sequence ATGATCGAGGCAGTCGGCCTTACCAAGCGCTTCGGCGCGAAGACCGCCGTCGACCAGCTGTCCTTCCAGGTCAGGCCAGGTCACGTCACCGGATTCCTGGGGCCCAACGGCTCCGGCAAGTCCACCACCATGCGCATGATCGTCGGGCTGGACAGGCCCACTTCCGGCCATGTCACCATCAACGGCCTGCCATTCCGCGACCTGCCGAACGCGCAGCGTCACGTCGGCGCCCTCCTCGACGCGAAGGCCATGCACGGGGGCCGTCGCGCCCGCACCCACCTCCTGGCCGTCGCCCAGCTCTCCGGCATCCCGGAGAAGCGGGTGGACGAGGTACTGGCCGTCGTGGGCCTCCAGGACGCGGCCCGACAGCGCACGAAGGGCTTCTCGCTCGGCATGGGCCAGCGGCTCGGCATCGCCACCGCCCTGCTCGGCGACCCCCGGGTGCTGCTCTTCGACGAGCCCGTCAACGGTCTCGACCCCGAGGGCATCCTGTGGGTGCGCACGCTCATGCGGCAGCTCGCCGCCGAGGGCCGTACGGTCCTGGTCTCCTCGCACCTGATGAGCGAGATGGCGCTGACCGCCGACCACCTGATCGTGATCGGCCGGGGTCGGCTGTTGGCCGACATGGGCACCCAGGAGTTCATCACGCACAACTCGGCCGGATTCGCTCGGGTGCGCGCGGCCGATACCGATCGGGATGGCCGGGACACGCTCGGTGAAGCCTTCCGCAAGGCCGGTGGCCGGGTCCTCCAGGAGCCGGACGGCGCCCTCCGGGTGACCGGGCTGGACCTGCCGCGGCTGTCCGACCTCGCCCACGAGGCGGGAGTGCGGCTGTGGGAGCTGTCACCGCACCGGGCCTCGCTGGAGGAGGCCTACATGCGGATGACCCAGTCCTCCGTCGAGTACACCTCCACCGACGACCCCCGGGCCGAGCTGTGGGAACCGGAACAGGTGAGCGTCCCGGAGTGGGAGGCGGACGCGGCCCCCGAGGTGCCGCGGACGGGCTTCTACGCGCCCCCGCCGCCCGGCGCGGGCGAGCGGCCCTTCCTGATGCCCGGCAACCCCGGCGAGCTGGCCGGCGCCGCCAAGAGCAACCCCGAGGACACCCGATGA
- a CDS encoding response regulator transcription factor produces the protein MTIRVVVAEDQRAVRAGLVMILRSAGDMEVVGEAADGEEAVRLARELRPDLVLMDVQMPRLDGVSATRQVVAEGLADVLVLTTFDLDEYVFGALRAGASGFLLKDAEAAELIGAVRTVARGEGLIAPAVTRRLIAEFAAPQPVRTAVPPERAAAVASLTRREREVWGCLGEGLSNAEVACRLEMAEATVKTHVSRLLGKLELRSRVQAAVLAQELGIQ, from the coding sequence GTGACCATCCGGGTCGTGGTGGCGGAGGACCAGCGGGCGGTGCGCGCGGGTCTGGTGATGATCCTGCGCAGTGCGGGCGACATGGAGGTGGTGGGCGAGGCGGCGGACGGGGAGGAGGCGGTCCGTCTGGCCCGTGAGCTTCGGCCGGATCTGGTCCTCATGGATGTGCAGATGCCCCGGCTCGACGGGGTTTCGGCCACGCGGCAGGTGGTCGCGGAGGGGCTGGCCGACGTGCTCGTGCTCACGACGTTCGATCTCGACGAGTACGTCTTCGGAGCGCTGCGCGCGGGCGCCTCGGGCTTCCTGCTGAAGGACGCGGAGGCGGCGGAGCTGATCGGGGCGGTGCGCACCGTCGCCCGCGGCGAGGGGCTGATCGCGCCCGCGGTGACCCGTCGGTTGATCGCCGAGTTCGCGGCGCCGCAACCCGTGCGGACGGCCGTGCCGCCGGAGCGGGCGGCGGCGGTGGCCTCGCTGACCCGGCGAGAGCGGGAGGTGTGGGGCTGCCTGGGTGAGGGCCTGTCGAACGCGGAGGTGGCTTGCCGGCTGGAGATGGCGGAGGCGACGGTGAAGACGCACGTCAGCAGGTTGCTGGGGAAGCTGGAGCTGCGCAGCCGGGTCCAAGCGGCCGTACTGGCCCAGGAGTTGGGCATCCAGTAG
- the nucS gene encoding endonuclease NucS, which produces MRLVIARCSVDYAGRLTAHLPSAPRLILVKADGSVSIHADDRAYKPLNWMSPPCTLKEGSGDEAGVWTVINKAGEKLIITMEEVLHDSSHELGVDPGLIKDGVEAHLQELLADRIDTLGEGYSLIRREYMTAIGPVDILCRDADGATVAVEIKRRGEIDGVEQLTRYLELLNRDPHLAPVRGVFAAQEIKPQARVLATDRGMDCVILDYNAMRGIEDDKLRLF; this is translated from the coding sequence ATGCGTCTCGTCATTGCCCGCTGCTCCGTCGACTACGCGGGCCGGCTCACTGCCCATCTGCCCTCGGCACCCCGTCTGATCCTCGTGAAGGCCGACGGCAGTGTCTCGATCCATGCGGACGACCGGGCGTACAAACCGCTCAACTGGATGTCGCCTCCGTGCACCCTCAAGGAGGGGAGCGGGGACGAGGCCGGTGTCTGGACCGTCATCAACAAGGCGGGCGAGAAGCTCATCATCACGATGGAAGAAGTCCTGCACGACTCCTCCCACGAGCTGGGCGTGGACCCGGGTCTGATCAAGGACGGCGTGGAAGCGCACCTCCAGGAGCTGCTGGCCGACCGCATCGACACCCTCGGCGAGGGCTACAGCCTGATCCGGCGCGAGTACATGACCGCGATCGGGCCGGTGGACATCCTGTGCCGTGACGCCGACGGCGCGACGGTGGCCGTGGAGATCAAGCGGCGCGGCGAGATCGACGGTGTCGAGCAGCTGACCCGCTACCTGGAGCTCCTGAACCGGGACCCGCACCTCGCCCCCGTCCGGGGCGTGTTCGCGGCCCAGGAGATCAAGCCCCAGGCCCGCGTCCTGGCGACGGACCGCGGCATGGACTGCGTGATCCTCGACTACAACGCCATGCGCGGCATCGAGGACGACAAGCTCCGCCTGTTCTAG
- a CDS encoding ATP-binding protein: protein MDRTQGQSEPGEDTPAASTGPASGPVARVVTLTAGDFTLTVNPVDGSEIEPLRPGAATERPAKRGPAARAERDAAARPPALPGTPLPGRLLLEREEERERLVRLLGRGRSVRLTGPAGSGRSALLDSVALACEGIAPDGVVRLSGHGQQQPTELLHALYAAVYEGSGRRPDRPELLARVKEIGAVVLLDDLELGGPALDELLRATPECAYLLAATPDTKSPSDDSHLEEVFLGGLGRADCVLLLEALTGRALTEEETAWAGDLRFASEGLPLRFVQAAALLRQRDELNRTDETDDEEEPGVFEERPREPVDVPLPTLAEAAAPAELLASRVSESARAALRIACALGGEMPHHAHLPALVGDTHADVAVAELLGCGLLTPVGPRYRLAPGVARQLEEAGYGESAAEEARTAARHYVWWTGHASVTPERVAAEADAVLAALAGADVVAAVLLARTAAPAFAASLHWEAWERVLRSGAEAARKAGEVAEQAYFHHELGVLALCEGRLERARAELEASIGLRGALADKRGTVAGRRALALVTDRETAGGVASPPLRLEAPVTPVTPVTPMTPAAPVTPAPPKASTPPTAFPPVSLSASLAGSVPAAPPAAPADAPPASPLTRPVGAPAPTGPGVPPAPAGEVVTQVVPVIQRGDQKSSSALSEVFDDAFPLTAKPAAPPLAPPPPAPASRRRTALLAAAGAVTVAVLGTVVALAVMPSGDDKPQGPAVSTTPTSVTESSGNVPSEPSAPEPGTSDPADPADPSRPAPSGSHSDPGTVPGTGKTPPARTPSGRPSSPTTPRTSTPPSTPVQSPTSPDPKPSTSSVTPQPSVSTQPPVTPVPTGPTGGDTSPEASTTR from the coding sequence ATGGACCGAACTCAGGGACAGTCCGAACCGGGCGAGGACACCCCGGCAGCGTCGACGGGACCCGCGAGCGGGCCCGTCGCGCGGGTCGTCACCCTGACCGCGGGGGACTTCACCCTCACCGTCAACCCGGTCGACGGCAGCGAGATAGAACCCCTGCGACCGGGCGCCGCGACGGAGCGCCCCGCCAAGCGCGGTCCGGCCGCCCGCGCCGAGCGGGACGCCGCCGCGAGACCGCCGGCGCTGCCCGGCACCCCGCTCCCCGGCCGGCTCCTGCTGGAGCGCGAGGAGGAGCGGGAGCGACTCGTACGGCTGCTGGGGCGCGGGCGCTCCGTCCGCCTGACCGGACCCGCCGGATCGGGCCGTTCCGCGCTGCTCGACTCGGTGGCCCTCGCCTGCGAGGGCATCGCGCCCGACGGGGTCGTACGCCTCTCCGGGCACGGGCAGCAGCAACCGACGGAACTGCTCCACGCGCTGTACGCGGCCGTGTACGAGGGCTCGGGCCGACGCCCCGACCGCCCGGAACTCCTCGCACGGGTGAAGGAGATCGGCGCGGTCGTCCTCCTCGACGACCTGGAACTCGGCGGCCCCGCGCTCGACGAGCTGCTGCGAGCCACGCCCGAATGCGCCTACCTGCTGGCCGCCACCCCCGACACCAAATCCCCCTCCGACGACTCGCACCTGGAGGAGGTCTTCCTCGGGGGCCTCGGCCGGGCCGACTGCGTCCTGCTGCTGGAGGCCCTCACCGGGCGCGCCCTGACCGAGGAGGAGACCGCCTGGGCGGGCGACCTGCGGTTCGCCTCCGAGGGGCTGCCCCTGCGCTTCGTCCAGGCCGCCGCGCTGCTGCGCCAACGGGACGAACTCAACCGGACCGACGAGACGGACGACGAGGAGGAGCCCGGAGTCTTCGAGGAACGCCCCCGCGAGCCCGTCGACGTACCGCTGCCCACCCTGGCCGAGGCCGCCGCGCCGGCGGAACTCCTCGCCTCCCGGGTGAGCGAATCGGCGCGGGCCGCCCTGCGCATCGCGTGCGCGCTCGGCGGGGAGATGCCCCACCACGCGCACCTGCCGGCCCTGGTGGGGGACACCCACGCCGACGTGGCGGTCGCGGAACTCCTCGGCTGCGGACTGCTCACCCCGGTCGGACCGCGCTACCGGCTGGCCCCCGGGGTGGCCCGGCAGCTGGAGGAGGCCGGGTACGGGGAGAGCGCCGCCGAGGAGGCCCGCACGGCCGCCCGGCACTACGTCTGGTGGACCGGCCACGCCTCGGTGACCCCGGAGCGGGTCGCGGCGGAGGCCGACGCGGTACTGGCGGCCTTGGCGGGCGCCGACGTGGTGGCGGCCGTACTGCTGGCGCGCACGGCCGCCCCGGCCTTCGCGGCGTCGCTGCACTGGGAGGCGTGGGAGCGGGTGCTGCGCTCGGGCGCGGAGGCCGCGCGCAAGGCGGGGGAGGTCGCGGAACAGGCGTACTTCCACCACGAGCTCGGTGTGCTCGCGCTGTGCGAGGGCCGGCTTGAGCGGGCCCGGGCGGAGCTGGAGGCCTCGATCGGCCTGCGGGGCGCGCTCGCCGACAAGCGGGGCACGGTCGCGGGGCGGCGGGCGCTGGCGCTGGTCACGGACCGGGAGACGGCGGGGGGCGTGGCGTCGCCGCCGCTGCGGCTGGAGGCGCCCGTGACCCCGGTGACGCCCGTGACCCCGATGACGCCCGCGGCGCCCGTGACTCCTGCTCCTCCCAAGGCTTCCACGCCGCCGACGGCCTTCCCGCCGGTGTCACTGTCCGCGTCCCTGGCCGGCTCCGTTCCCGCGGCTCCTCCCGCGGCCCCGGCCGACGCCCCGCCCGCGTCACCGCTGACGCGACCGGTCGGCGCGCCGGCCCCGACGGGGCCCGGGGTCCCGCCGGCGCCCGCGGGGGAGGTCGTCACACAGGTGGTTCCCGTGATCCAGCGGGGGGACCAGAAGTCCTCCTCCGCCCTGTCGGAGGTCTTCGACGACGCGTTCCCCCTGACGGCGAAGCCGGCCGCGCCGCCCCTCGCCCCGCCGCCGCCCGCTCCGGCGTCCCGACGCCGCACGGCGCTGCTGGCCGCGGCCGGCGCGGTGACGGTGGCCGTGCTGGGCACGGTGGTGGCCCTGGCGGTGATGCCGTCGGGCGACGACAAGCCGCAGGGGCCCGCCGTGTCGACCACCCCGACGTCCGTGACGGAGAGCAGCGGGAACGTTCCTTCGGAGCCCTCCGCACCCGAGCCGGGGACGTCCGACCCGGCCGATCCGGCGGACCCGAGCCGCCCCGCACCGTCGGGCAGCCACTCCGATCCGGGCACCGTACCGGGCACGGGGAAGACACCGCCCGCGCGCACGCCGTCCGGCCGGCCCTCGTCCCCGACGACGCCGCGCACCTCGACGCCGCCGTCGACGCCCGTCCAGTCGCCGACCTCCCCGGACCCCAAGCCGTCCACGTCCTCGGTGACCCCGCAGCCGTCGGTGTCGACCCAGCCGCCGGTAACGCCGGTCCCCACCGGCCCGACGGGCGGCGACACCTCCCCGGAGGCGTCCACGACCCGGTAG
- a CDS encoding SCO5389 family protein gives MSLDVSPALLEQAERGEVDEAAFVDCVRTSLPYAWEMISSLVAQLEVEGGEFADNQTPPPDEQARGQLLRALASDAIRGALQRHFGVRLAFQNCHRVAVFPLDTSSDDRHARFTSIRGQLLNQSPELRDC, from the coding sequence ATGTCGCTCGACGTCTCACCGGCCCTACTCGAACAGGCCGAGCGAGGCGAGGTCGACGAAGCCGCCTTCGTCGACTGCGTCCGGACCTCCCTGCCTTACGCATGGGAGATGATCAGCTCGCTGGTGGCTCAGCTGGAGGTTGAGGGCGGAGAGTTCGCCGACAACCAGACGCCGCCGCCGGACGAGCAGGCGCGGGGGCAGCTGCTGCGCGCCCTCGCGAGTGACGCGATACGTGGTGCGCTCCAGCGGCACTTCGGAGTGCGTCTGGCATTCCAGAACTGTCACCGTGTCGCCGTGTTCCCGCTGGATACCTCATCGGATGACAGGCACGCCCGTTTCACCTCGATCCGGGGCCAGTTGCTCAACCAGTCGCCGGAACTGCGGGACTGCTAG